The following proteins come from a genomic window of Iamia sp. SCSIO 61187:
- a CDS encoding LLM class F420-dependent oxidoreductase has protein sequence MDLRIFTEPQQGASYDDLLAVARLSEELGFDAFFRSDHYQRMGDGSPLPGPTDAWITLAGLARETSTIRLGTLVTAGTFRLPGPLAISVATVDAMSGGRVELGLGSGWFDDEHTSYGIPFGSVKERFDRYEEQLAIITGLWATPEGETFSFDGAEYQLVDSPALPKPVQSPRPPIIIGGGGQKRTPRLAATYADEFNVPFTDLDGTAAAFDRVRSACEARDRDPGTMVLSAAQVVCCGGDEAEVARRARAIGREPAELRENGAAGTPAEVVARLQAYAEKGATRAYLQVLDLTDLDHLRLLAAEVAPHV, from the coding sequence ATGGACCTCCGGATCTTCACCGAGCCGCAGCAGGGCGCCAGCTACGACGACCTCCTCGCCGTGGCCCGGCTCAGCGAGGAGCTGGGCTTCGACGCCTTCTTCCGCTCGGACCACTACCAGCGGATGGGCGACGGCTCGCCCCTGCCCGGCCCCACCGACGCCTGGATCACCCTGGCCGGCCTGGCCCGGGAGACCTCGACCATCCGCCTCGGCACGCTGGTCACCGCCGGCACCTTCCGGCTGCCCGGGCCCCTGGCCATCTCCGTGGCCACCGTCGACGCCATGAGCGGCGGGCGGGTCGAGCTCGGCCTCGGCTCCGGGTGGTTCGACGACGAGCACACGTCCTACGGCATCCCGTTCGGGTCGGTGAAGGAGCGCTTCGACCGCTATGAGGAGCAGCTGGCCATCATCACCGGCCTGTGGGCGACGCCCGAGGGCGAGACCTTCTCCTTCGACGGCGCCGAGTACCAGCTGGTCGACTCGCCGGCGCTGCCCAAGCCGGTCCAGTCGCCCCGCCCGCCGATCATCATCGGTGGCGGCGGCCAGAAGCGGACGCCCCGCCTCGCCGCCACCTACGCCGACGAGTTCAACGTGCCCTTCACCGACCTCGACGGCACCGCCGCCGCCTTCGACCGGGTGCGGTCCGCCTGCGAGGCCCGCGACCGGGACCCCGGCACCATGGTCCTCTCGGCCGCCCAGGTCGTGTGCTGCGGCGGCGACGAGGCCGAGGTGGCCCGCCGGGCCCGGGCCATCGGGCGGGAACCGGCCGAGCTGCGCGAGAACGGCGCCGCCGGGACCCCCGCCGAGGTCGTGGCCCGGCTGCAGGCCTACGCCGAGAAGGGCGCCACCCGGGCCTACCTCCAGGTCCTCGACCTGACCGACCTCGACCACCTGCGCCTCCTGGCCGCCGAGGTGGCGCCGCACGTCTGA
- a CDS encoding DUF2510 domain-containing protein: protein MTLPAPADLGPTAAGRDMGWHGDPWQRHQLRFHDGGQWTEHVADGGFCSLDSAPVADLPRSHPHPVRDAPPDEGAGPRVVPDADHRPATLASELLLLDHRDGRRRALLGPDDQVAGSVEEPAPAWPRRLVGLLVAGPPTAATTLVVREADGTERLRLSRPGRRIEPVVDVRPADGPPATVRASSVRQGIRAEVRSGDDLVGRLEQVGRSRHALRVVDDAGTPLARLAAVWDVPGRRRHLPPGVLLVDRRPPDGGALDPAGGLVLLGALLSAELLLPPPPP from the coding sequence ATGACCCTGCCCGCCCCCGCCGACCTCGGCCCCACCGCCGCCGGGCGGGACATGGGCTGGCACGGCGACCCGTGGCAGCGGCACCAGCTCCGCTTCCACGACGGGGGCCAGTGGACCGAGCACGTGGCCGACGGCGGGTTCTGCAGCCTCGACTCGGCACCGGTCGCCGACCTGCCCCGCTCGCACCCCCACCCGGTGCGGGACGCGCCGCCCGACGAGGGCGCCGGGCCGCGGGTCGTGCCCGACGCCGACCACCGCCCGGCCACACTCGCCAGCGAGCTGCTCCTCCTCGACCACCGTGACGGCCGCCGGCGGGCCCTCCTCGGCCCCGACGACCAGGTGGCCGGGTCGGTCGAGGAGCCGGCCCCGGCCTGGCCCCGCCGGCTCGTGGGCCTCCTCGTCGCCGGCCCCCCCACCGCGGCGACCACCCTCGTCGTGCGCGAGGCCGACGGCACCGAGCGCCTGCGCCTCTCCCGACCGGGGCGGCGCATCGAGCCCGTCGTCGACGTGCGGCCGGCCGACGGGCCGCCGGCCACGGTCCGGGCCTCGTCGGTCCGCCAGGGCATCCGGGCCGAGGTGCGCTCCGGCGACGACCTGGTCGGCCGGCTCGAGCAGGTCGGCCGCTCCCGCCACGCCCTGCGGGTCGTCGACGACGCCGGCACCCCTCTCGCCCGCCTGGCCGCGGTGTGGGACGTGCCCGGGCGCCGACGCCACCTGCCGCCCGGCGTCCTCCTGGTCGACCGGCGGCCCCCCGACGGGGGCGCCCTCGACCCGGCCGGGGGGCTCGTCCTCCTCGGCGCCCTCCTCTCCGCCGAGCTCCTGCTGCCCCCGCCCCCTCCCTGA
- the nadC gene encoding carboxylating nicotinate-nucleotide diphosphorylase produces MSPFDPPITAIRDVVARALAEDLTPLGDISAALLPPGATATAVLRSRAAGVVAGCACVTEVLDQVDRRLAVEWQVVDGDPVEPGGVVGVVSGPLGSLLTAERTALNLLSHLSGVATLTRRFVDAAGPGLRVWDTRKTTPGLRALEKAAVRAGGGASHRGNLSEWVMLKDNHLELVDMAEAVAQARAWFPARTVHVECDTHEKVGEALDAGADALLLDNMTPEEARACVATIDAHAEEVGRRRPVVEISGGITLETVRAYADVGADLVSSGSLTSSAPVLDIGLDVVSTWLEGDESGPPERRRSPGPG; encoded by the coding sequence ATGTCGCCGTTCGACCCGCCCATCACCGCCATCCGCGACGTGGTGGCCCGCGCCCTGGCCGAGGACCTCACCCCCCTCGGCGACATCAGCGCCGCCCTCCTGCCCCCCGGGGCCACGGCCACCGCCGTGCTCCGGTCCCGCGCCGCGGGGGTGGTGGCCGGGTGCGCCTGCGTCACCGAGGTGCTCGACCAGGTCGACCGCCGGCTGGCGGTGGAGTGGCAGGTCGTCGATGGCGACCCGGTCGAGCCCGGCGGGGTGGTGGGCGTCGTGTCCGGGCCCCTCGGCTCCCTGCTCACCGCCGAGCGGACGGCGCTCAACCTCCTGTCCCACCTGAGCGGCGTCGCCACCCTCACCCGGCGCTTCGTCGACGCCGCCGGCCCGGGCCTGCGGGTCTGGGACACCCGCAAGACGACGCCGGGCCTGCGCGCCCTCGAGAAGGCGGCCGTGCGCGCCGGCGGCGGCGCCAGCCACCGGGGGAACCTCTCGGAGTGGGTCATGCTGAAGGACAACCACCTCGAGCTGGTGGACATGGCCGAGGCCGTGGCCCAGGCCCGGGCCTGGTTCCCGGCCCGCACCGTCCACGTCGAGTGCGACACCCACGAGAAGGTCGGCGAGGCCCTCGACGCCGGGGCCGACGCCCTCCTCCTCGACAACATGACGCCGGAGGAGGCCCGGGCGTGCGTCGCCACCATCGACGCCCACGCCGAGGAGGTCGGGCGCCGGCGACCGGTGGTGGAGATCTCGGGCGGCATCACCCTCGAGACGGTCCGCGCCTACGCCGACGTCGGCGCCGACCTGGTCTCGTCGGGCTCGCTCACCAGCTCGGCCCCGGTCCTCGACATCGGCCTCGACGTGGTCTCCACCTGGCTGGAGGGCGACGAGTCGGGTCCGCCCGAGCGGCGCCGGTCGCCGGGCCCCGGCTGA
- a CDS encoding amino acid ABC transporter ATP-binding protein: MHQVQKHFGPLHVLRDIELEVGRGEVVVVIGPSGSGKSTLCRTINRLEPIDSGLILIDGELQPQEGTALARLRADVGMVFQSFNLFSHMSVLKNVTVGPTKARGVKRSQAEDRARELLERVGVAEKADAMPSELSGGQQQRVAIARALAMDPKIILFDEPTSALDPEMISEVLDVMVELAEAGMTMVVVTHEMGFARKAADRVVFMDHGEILEVRAPADFFDDPETDRAKDFLSKILSH, from the coding sequence ATGCACCAGGTGCAGAAGCACTTCGGCCCGCTTCACGTCCTCAGGGACATCGAGCTCGAGGTCGGCCGGGGTGAGGTCGTCGTCGTCATCGGCCCCTCGGGGTCGGGCAAGTCGACCCTGTGCCGCACCATCAACCGGCTCGAGCCCATCGACTCGGGGTTGATCCTCATCGACGGGGAGCTCCAGCCCCAGGAGGGCACGGCGCTGGCTCGGCTGCGGGCCGACGTCGGGATGGTCTTCCAGAGCTTCAACCTGTTCTCGCACATGTCGGTCCTGAAGAACGTCACCGTCGGCCCCACCAAGGCCCGGGGGGTGAAGCGGTCGCAGGCCGAGGACCGGGCCCGGGAGCTGCTGGAGCGGGTCGGCGTGGCCGAGAAGGCCGACGCCATGCCGAGCGAGCTCTCCGGCGGTCAGCAGCAGCGGGTGGCCATCGCCCGGGCCCTGGCCATGGACCCCAAGATCATCCTCTTCGACGAGCCGACGTCCGCGCTCGACCCGGAGATGATCAGCGAGGTGCTCGACGTCATGGTCGAGCTGGCCGAGGCCGGCATGACGATGGTCGTCGTCACCCACGAGATGGGCTTCGCCCGCAAGGCCGCCGATCGGGTCGTGTTCATGGACCACGGCGAGATCCTCGAGGTCCGCGCCCCGGCCGACTTCTTCGACGACCCGGAGACCGACCGGGCCAAGGACTTCCTCTCCAAGATCCTGAGCCACTGA
- a CDS encoding glutamate ABC transporter substrate-binding protein: MMKTRLRLLLALLLPLAFLLTGCGDDDEGLGDGDTPETTDPEVAEDTEFPEGSTMARLAEEGSIKIGTKFDQPGLGAVGLESEDPEGFDIEIGKLVAAELGIAPGDIEWVETVSANREAFIENGTVDIVIATYTINDERKEVVDFAGPYYVAGQDLLVGADDDSINGPDDLAGKRVCAASGSTPIERIREEYPDAEPVEFDTYTECVDQLQTGQVDAVSTDDIILAGYAADPNYEGEFRVVGETFSEEPYGIGLAKGDDEFRDFLNDVLEQSYEDGTWEQAFDATLGASGVEAPEPPEVDRY; encoded by the coding sequence ATGATGAAGACCCGACTGAGGTTGCTCCTCGCCCTGCTCCTGCCTCTGGCGTTCCTGCTGACCGGCTGCGGCGACGACGACGAGGGGTTGGGCGACGGCGACACGCCCGAGACCACCGACCCCGAGGTCGCCGAGGACACCGAGTTCCCGGAGGGCTCGACCATGGCCCGCCTGGCCGAGGAGGGCTCGATCAAGATCGGCACCAAGTTCGACCAGCCCGGCCTGGGCGCCGTCGGGCTCGAGTCCGAGGACCCCGAGGGCTTCGACATCGAGATCGGCAAGCTCGTCGCCGCCGAGCTCGGCATCGCCCCCGGGGACATCGAGTGGGTCGAGACCGTCTCGGCCAACCGCGAGGCGTTCATCGAGAACGGCACCGTCGACATCGTGATCGCCACCTACACGATCAACGACGAGCGCAAGGAGGTCGTCGACTTCGCCGGCCCGTACTACGTCGCCGGCCAGGACCTGCTCGTCGGAGCCGACGACGACTCCATCAACGGGCCCGACGACCTCGCCGGCAAGCGGGTGTGCGCGGCCAGCGGCTCGACGCCCATCGAGCGCATCCGGGAGGAGTACCCCGACGCCGAGCCGGTCGAGTTCGACACCTACACCGAGTGCGTCGACCAGCTCCAGACCGGCCAGGTCGACGCGGTCAGCACCGACGACATCATCCTCGCCGGCTACGCCGCCGACCCGAACTACGAGGGTGAGTTCCGCGTCGTGGGCGAGACCTTCAGCGAGGAGCCCTACGGCATCGGCCTCGCCAAGGGCGACGACGAGTTCCGCGACTTCCTCAACGACGTCCTCGAGCAGTCCTACGAGGACGGCACCTGGGAGCAGGCCTTCGACGCCACCCTCGGCGCCAGCGGGGTCGAGGCCCCTGAGCCGCCCGAGGTCGACCGGTACTGA
- a CDS encoding amino acid ABC transporter permease, with protein MDHVWENRDLILDGFRTTVWLTVSSGVLSLLFGTVLAIMRVGPIPPLRWLGTTYVTLVRNTPLTLVFIFSTFGLPRMEVRLSFVAFAIVALTIYTTAFVCEAVRSGINAVDAGEIEAARAIGLPFRQVLTLVVLPQAYRAVIPPLTGVLNALLKNTSVAVAFNVAEANQVLRRLQNADASATFPLLFTTGLGYIILASVLFLGSWALERAVDPDRARRRRSGGGVPAMAREAT; from the coding sequence GTGGACCACGTCTGGGAGAACCGCGACCTCATCCTCGACGGGTTCCGCACCACGGTGTGGCTCACCGTCAGCTCGGGCGTGCTCTCGCTCCTGTTCGGCACCGTCCTCGCCATCATGCGGGTGGGCCCCATCCCGCCCCTGCGCTGGCTGGGCACCACCTACGTGACCCTCGTCCGGAACACGCCGCTCACCCTGGTGTTCATCTTCTCCACCTTCGGCCTGCCGCGGATGGAGGTCCGGCTCTCGTTCGTCGCCTTCGCCATCGTGGCCCTGACGATCTACACGACCGCCTTCGTCTGCGAGGCGGTGCGGTCGGGCATCAACGCGGTGGACGCCGGCGAGATCGAGGCGGCCCGGGCCATCGGGCTGCCGTTCCGGCAGGTCCTCACCCTGGTCGTGCTGCCCCAGGCGTACCGGGCCGTGATCCCGCCCCTCACCGGCGTGCTGAACGCCCTGCTCAAGAACACCTCGGTGGCGGTGGCGTTCAACGTGGCCGAGGCGAACCAGGTGCTGCGCCGGCTCCAGAACGCCGACGCCAGCGCCACGTTCCCCCTCCTGTTCACGACCGGCCTCGGCTACATCATCCTGGCGTCGGTCCTCTTCCTCGGGTCGTGGGCGCTCGAGCGGGCGGTCGACCCCGACCGGGCCCGGCGCCGCCGGTCGGGCGGCGGCGTCCCCGCCATGGCGCGCGAGGCGACCTGA
- a CDS encoding amino acid ABC transporter permease produces MAVALFDAPGPRGRRRILIGSILVVMLVLVPLVGLVLWRLHATGQFRGAYWDPFGGAGVQRILLRGLVATLKAAGLALVLALVLGVLLGVGQLSRRWPIRMAATAFVNLFRAIPLVLLIFFAFLGLPRLGDEIATWSWVPDDLRTSIVDRFDVSSFAALVIGLTLYNGSVFAEIVRAGIRSVPSGQVEAALSIGLTRTAVTRLVQLPQAVRTMLPTLVSQMVVLLKDSALGFIVAYPELLRSGRRIYTNIGNVIPTAIVVATIYIVINLALTTVATWLERRGRGGGRRRGATVDAPPVAADSGLRSI; encoded by the coding sequence ATGGCGGTCGCCCTCTTCGACGCGCCGGGCCCCCGGGGCCGGCGCCGCATCCTCATCGGCAGCATCCTGGTGGTCATGCTGGTCCTGGTCCCGCTCGTGGGCCTGGTCCTCTGGCGGCTGCATGCGACGGGCCAGTTCCGAGGCGCCTACTGGGACCCCTTCGGCGGCGCCGGCGTCCAGCGCATCCTCCTCCGCGGCCTGGTGGCGACGCTCAAGGCGGCCGGGTTGGCCCTGGTGCTCGCTCTGGTCCTCGGGGTCCTGCTCGGCGTGGGCCAGCTGTCGCGGCGGTGGCCGATCCGCATGGCTGCCACCGCCTTCGTGAACCTCTTCCGCGCCATCCCGCTCGTGCTGCTCATCTTCTTCGCCTTCCTCGGCCTGCCCCGGCTGGGCGACGAGATCGCGACCTGGTCGTGGGTCCCCGACGACCTCCGGACCTCCATCGTCGACCGGTTCGACGTCAGCTCCTTCGCCGCCCTGGTGATCGGGCTCACCCTCTACAACGGGTCGGTCTTCGCCGAGATCGTCCGGGCCGGGATCCGGTCGGTGCCCTCCGGGCAGGTCGAGGCCGCCTTGAGCATCGGGCTGACGCGCACGGCGGTGACCCGGCTCGTCCAGCTGCCGCAGGCGGTCCGCACCATGCTCCCCACCCTGGTCAGCCAGATGGTGGTGCTGCTGAAGGACTCCGCCCTCGGGTTCATCGTCGCCTACCCGGAGCTGCTGCGGTCGGGGCGGCGCATCTACACCAACATCGGCAACGTCATCCCCACCGCCATCGTCGTGGCCACCATCTACATCGTGATCAACCTGGCCCTCACCACGGTGGCCACCTGGCTCGAGCGCCGGGGGAGGGGCGGGGGGCGCCGGCGGGGGGCGACGGTCGACGCCCCGCCGGTCGCCGCCGACAGCGGGCTGCGCTCGATCTGA
- a CDS encoding type III pantothenate kinase, whose protein sequence is MLLAIDIGNTQTVIGLYEGPDADTPVREGGSRCEQGLLDNWRIATKAERTADEHALTIQEFLGFHGFSFDDDIDGIAISSVVPRATAAFRSMVERYFGFRPVVIEPGVRTGMPVLTDNPREVGADRIANAVAAIDVYGGPAIVIDFGTATTYDAISPNGELLGCAIAPGIDISLDALYQRADALRRIELQEPRSVIGRNTVDALQAGAVYGFAGQVDGIVDRMVDEVGTNATILATGGLASLIAPYSRSIEILEPWLTLHGLRLIFAKNVA, encoded by the coding sequence GTGCTGCTCGCCATCGACATCGGCAACACCCAGACGGTGATCGGCCTCTACGAGGGGCCCGACGCCGACACCCCGGTCCGCGAGGGCGGCTCCCGGTGCGAGCAGGGGCTGCTCGACAACTGGCGGATCGCCACCAAGGCCGAGCGCACGGCCGACGAGCACGCCCTGACCATCCAGGAGTTCCTCGGCTTCCACGGCTTCTCGTTCGACGACGACATCGACGGGATCGCCATCTCGTCGGTCGTGCCCCGGGCCACGGCCGCCTTCCGCAGCATGGTCGAGCGGTACTTCGGCTTCCGGCCCGTCGTGATCGAGCCCGGCGTCCGCACCGGCATGCCCGTCCTGACCGACAACCCCCGCGAGGTCGGCGCCGACCGCATCGCCAACGCCGTGGCCGCCATCGACGTGTACGGCGGCCCCGCGATCGTCATCGACTTCGGCACGGCCACGACCTACGACGCCATCTCGCCCAACGGCGAGCTGCTGGGGTGCGCCATCGCCCCCGGCATCGACATCAGCCTCGATGCCCTGTACCAGCGGGCCGACGCCCTGCGCCGGATCGAGCTGCAGGAGCCCCGCAGCGTGATCGGCCGCAACACCGTCGACGCCCTGCAGGCCGGGGCCGTCTACGGGTTCGCCGGCCAGGTCGACGGCATCGTCGATCGCATGGTCGACGAGGTCGGGACCAACGCGACGATCCTCGCCACCGGTGGCCTGGCCTCGCTGATCGCGCCCTACTCCCGCTCGATCGAGATCCTCGAGCCGTGGCTCACCCTCCACGGCCTCCGGCTCATCTTCGCCAAGAACGTCGCCTGA
- a CDS encoding NAD-dependent epimerase/dehydratase family protein — MRVLLTGMGGELGTRVTNLLEADDSIEAIVGVDIGPPRGRIPRAEFHRVDPRDRARTVAVVRDLEPTAVVHLGVYEPGARVAARTAAAMTHASALVALGAAAQCPSLDRVVVRSGIEVYGRPRGGAQRPDETVHPEPTTPWGRTLLDVEDMAAQAAVAADVPVTILRFAPVVGPHIPTPLGRYLRLPAVPVSAVTDPPFSLLHQEDAAAAVVRALAAGIDGTVNVVGPGAVTPFQAVRLGGRIPLPTVGLGWRAARAGCALVGAPLPAHVIELLTRGRGADGALGEEALGLAPARSTVDVVHDLYEWAEIVHLAVDHRSAA, encoded by the coding sequence GTGCGCGTCCTCCTCACCGGCATGGGCGGCGAGCTCGGGACCCGCGTCACCAACCTCCTCGAGGCCGACGACAGCATCGAGGCGATCGTCGGGGTCGACATCGGCCCGCCCCGGGGCCGCATCCCCCGGGCCGAGTTCCACCGGGTCGACCCCCGGGACCGGGCCCGCACCGTCGCCGTCGTGCGCGACCTCGAGCCGACCGCGGTCGTCCACCTGGGCGTCTACGAGCCCGGTGCCCGAGTCGCCGCCCGCACGGCGGCGGCGATGACGCACGCCTCGGCGCTCGTCGCCCTGGGGGCGGCGGCCCAGTGCCCGTCGCTCGACCGCGTCGTCGTCCGCAGCGGCATCGAGGTCTACGGGCGCCCACGGGGTGGGGCCCAGCGTCCCGACGAGACCGTCCACCCCGAGCCGACGACCCCGTGGGGCCGCACCCTGCTCGACGTGGAGGACATGGCCGCCCAGGCCGCCGTCGCCGCCGACGTCCCCGTCACGATCCTCCGCTTCGCCCCCGTCGTCGGCCCCCACATCCCGACCCCGCTGGGTCGCTACCTCCGCCTGCCGGCGGTGCCGGTCTCGGCCGTGACCGACCCTCCGTTCTCGCTCCTGCACCAGGAGGACGCGGCCGCCGCGGTCGTCCGGGCCCTGGCCGCGGGGATCGACGGGACGGTGAACGTCGTCGGGCCGGGGGCCGTCACCCCGTTCCAGGCCGTGCGGCTGGGTGGGCGGATCCCCCTGCCGACCGTCGGCCTGGGGTGGCGGGCGGCGCGGGCCGGTTGCGCCCTCGTCGGCGCCCCGTTGCCGGCCCACGTCATCGAGCTGCTGACGCGTGGCCGCGGCGCCGACGGCGCCCTCGGCGAGGAGGCGCTGGGCCTGGCGCCGGCGCGCTCGACCGTCGACGTCGTCCACGACCTGTACGAGTGGGCCGAGATCGTCCACCTCGCCGTCGACCACCGGTCCGCCGCATGA
- a CDS encoding alpha/beta fold hydrolase, whose product MAYVRTDDGVRLHYQVWGPSDGEPLLLVHGLGADHRAWIMQRRSFGARYRCIAFDNRGVGSSDKPEGPYDLEVMARDALLVLDAAGHDSAHVVGVSMGGILAQIIGVRAPERVRSLTLACTACRHLPWRRELLAEWIEVAESEGMGVFVRDNIRWLMGPRSLRRIWPLATFLAPLVVNVPPHGFAAQARAILAMDDAVADELSAITAPTLVTVGSQDILTPRGDSLELAERIPGAELVIIRGGAHMVQAEHAGTFNRVVHEHLDQVAARPTSASESRTA is encoded by the coding sequence GTGGCCTACGTCCGCACCGACGACGGGGTCCGGCTGCACTACCAGGTGTGGGGCCCGAGCGACGGGGAGCCGCTGCTGCTCGTCCACGGGCTCGGTGCCGACCACCGGGCGTGGATCATGCAGCGCCGGTCGTTCGGGGCCCGGTACCGGTGCATCGCCTTCGACAACCGGGGGGTGGGCAGCTCCGACAAGCCGGAGGGGCCCTACGACCTCGAGGTCATGGCCCGCGACGCCCTGCTCGTGCTCGACGCCGCCGGGCACGACTCGGCCCACGTGGTGGGCGTGTCGATGGGCGGGATCCTGGCCCAGATCATCGGCGTGCGGGCGCCCGAGCGGGTGCGCTCGCTGACCCTGGCGTGCACCGCCTGCCGGCACCTGCCGTGGCGGCGGGAGCTGCTGGCCGAGTGGATCGAGGTGGCCGAGAGCGAGGGCATGGGCGTCTTCGTCCGCGACAACATCCGCTGGCTGATGGGTCCCCGGTCGCTGCGGCGGATCTGGCCGCTGGCCACGTTCCTGGCCCCGCTGGTGGTCAACGTCCCGCCCCACGGGTTCGCGGCCCAGGCCCGGGCGATCCTGGCCATGGACGATGCCGTGGCCGACGAGCTGTCGGCCATCACCGCGCCGACGCTCGTCACCGTCGGCAGCCAGGACATCCTGACGCCCCGGGGCGACTCGCTGGAGCTGGCCGAGCGCATCCCCGGGGCCGAGCTGGTCATCATCCGGGGCGGGGCCCACATGGTCCAGGCCGAGCACGCCGGCACCTTCAACCGCGTCGTCCACGAGCACCTGGACCAGGTCGCCGCCCGCCCGACGAGCGCCAGCGAGTCCCGGACCGCCTGA
- a CDS encoding response regulator transcription factor has product MAKLDAVRVVVADDHQIWRSGLRADLGETFHVVGEAADADEAIDVIGQVRPDLVVCDLNMPGGGGIKVARTCGETTRIVMLTVSEAERDLLDAVAAGAVGYLVKSTPSAELRTALWKAAQGEPVFSPSLAALVLGEFRRLSKTGGGGQALSEREREVLQHVAKGHTYRQIGEELFIAEKTVENHVRNILGKLHLSRKQELIRYALEHGIE; this is encoded by the coding sequence GTGGCGAAGCTGGACGCGGTGCGGGTCGTGGTGGCCGACGACCACCAGATCTGGCGCTCGGGCCTGCGCGCCGACCTGGGCGAGACCTTCCACGTCGTCGGCGAGGCCGCCGACGCCGACGAGGCCATCGACGTCATCGGGCAGGTCCGCCCCGACCTCGTGGTGTGCGACCTCAACATGCCCGGCGGCGGCGGCATCAAGGTGGCCCGCACCTGCGGCGAGACGACCCGCATCGTCATGCTCACCGTCAGCGAGGCCGAGCGCGACCTGCTCGACGCCGTGGCCGCCGGCGCCGTCGGCTACCTGGTGAAGTCGACGCCGTCGGCCGAGCTCCGCACCGCCCTCTGGAAGGCGGCCCAGGGCGAGCCCGTCTTCTCCCCCAGCCTGGCCGCCCTCGTCCTGGGCGAGTTCCGGCGGCTCAGCAAGACCGGCGGCGGCGGCCAGGCCCTGTCCGAGCGCGAGCGGGAGGTCCTCCAGCACGTCGCCAAGGGCCACACCTACCGCCAGATCGGCGAGGAGCTCTTCATCGCCGAGAAGACGGTGGAGAACCACGTCCGCAACATCCTCGGCAAGCTCCACCTCTCCCGCAAGCAGGAGCTCATCCGCTACGCGCTGGAGCACGGAATCGAGTGA
- a CDS encoding diacylglycerol kinase family protein, which produces MQIEVVVNCGAGSVDGDAAEGERARVAEAFAPMGLEPRTAVVVGAALGSAVRAAAERGADVVAVAGGDGSLGTAADALLDSDVALGILPLGTFNHFAKDLGVPMDLAEAADVVVNGDTRTVDVAQVNGRTFVNNSSIGLYPVMVDLRDDIRTSRGWGKVRSVPLASWRVLRRFPTRRMHITVDGHRWDRRTPFVFVGNNTYEVGPRGIGARTEMAGGVLCCFIAKAETRWAFARMAIGAVVRGAPGTPSLDTSCGPEITIDAHGHRILVAIDGEVDTLRSPLEYRSRPGALRVRVPRGAEPPTGPPDADDVEVGVDEQAGD; this is translated from the coding sequence GTGCAGATCGAGGTCGTCGTCAACTGCGGGGCGGGGTCGGTCGACGGCGATGCCGCCGAGGGGGAGCGGGCTCGCGTCGCCGAGGCCTTCGCCCCGATGGGCCTCGAGCCCCGCACCGCGGTCGTTGTCGGTGCCGCGCTCGGCTCGGCGGTCCGGGCCGCGGCCGAGCGGGGGGCCGACGTCGTGGCCGTGGCCGGCGGGGACGGCTCCCTGGGCACGGCGGCCGACGCCCTCCTCGACAGCGACGTCGCCCTCGGGATCTTGCCGCTGGGGACGTTCAACCACTTCGCCAAGGACCTCGGTGTCCCGATGGACCTGGCGGAGGCGGCCGACGTGGTGGTGAACGGCGACACCCGGACCGTCGACGTCGCCCAGGTGAACGGGCGCACGTTCGTGAACAACTCGTCGATCGGGTTGTACCCGGTGATGGTCGACCTCCGGGACGACATCCGCACCAGCCGGGGGTGGGGCAAGGTCCGGTCGGTCCCGCTGGCGTCGTGGCGGGTGCTGCGGCGGTTCCCGACCCGGCGCATGCACATCACGGTCGACGGCCACCGGTGGGATCGGCGGACCCCGTTCGTGTTCGTGGGCAACAACACCTACGAGGTCGGGCCCCGGGGCATCGGCGCCCGCACCGAGATGGCCGGGGGCGTGCTGTGCTGCTTCATCGCCAAGGCCGAGACCCGGTGGGCCTTCGCCCGCATGGCGATCGGCGCGGTCGTGCGGGGGGCCCCGGGGACGCCCTCGCTCGACACCAGCTGCGGACCCGAGATCACCATCGACGCCCACGGCCACCGGATCCTGGTGGCCATCGACGGCGAGGTCGACACGCTGCGCTCGCCGCTGGAGTACCGCTCCCGGCCGGGTGCCCTCCGGGTGCGCGTGCCCCGTGGGGCCGAGCCGCCGACCGGGCCCCCGGATGCCGACGACGTCGAGGTCGGCGTGGACGAGCAGGCCGGGGACTGA